In one window of Archocentrus centrarchus isolate MPI-CPG fArcCen1 chromosome 11, fArcCen1, whole genome shotgun sequence DNA:
- the cyp51 gene encoding lanosterol 14-alpha demethylase: MSIPIYQMSAKLLGDTVGTVNENLTSVILAASVFTLTLGYISKLLLKQSTDQDAKHPPYIPSSIPFLGHAIAFGKSPIEFLENAYDKYGPVFSFTMVGKTFTYLLGSEAASLMFNSKNEDLNAEDVYSRLTTPVFGKGVAYDVPNHIFLEQKKMFKTGLNIARFRQHVKIIERETIEYFQRWGDSGQRNLFEALSELIILTASSCLHGTEIRGMLDERVAQLYADLDGGFTHAAWLLPGWLPLPSFRKRDRAHREIKNIFYKVIQKRRRSGEQADDILQTFIDTTYKDGRPLTDNEIAGMLIGLLLAGQHTSSTTSAWLGFFLAKDKALQERCYAEQKAVCGEDLPPLDFDELKDLSLLERCLKETLRLRPPIMTMMRMARSPQTAAGYTIPVGHQVCVSPTVNHRLHDTWVDRLEFKPDRYLNDNPAAGEKFAYVPFGAGRHRCIGENFAYVQIKTIWSTLLRMYNFDLVDGYFPTINYTTMIHTPHNPVIRYKRRKQ; encoded by the exons ATGTCGATACCCATTTATCAGATGAGCGCTAAACTGCTCGGGGACACTGTGGGGACAGTGAACGAAAACCTGACCTCCGTGATACTGGCAGCCTCCGTCTTTACGCTCACTCTGGGGTACATCTCCAAACTGCTTCTTAAACAGTCCACAGACCAGGACGCG AAACACCCACCGTACATACCCTCCAGCATCCCCTTTCTGGGACATGCAATTGCATTTGGAAAGAGCCCCATTGAATTTCTAGAAAATGCGTATGACAAA TACGGCCCCGTGTTCAGCTTCACCATGGTGGGCAAAACATTCACCTACCTGCTGGGCAGTGAAGCAGCCTCACTGATGTTCAACAGCAAAAATGAAGACCTGAATGCAGAGGACGTCTACTCGAGACTGACCACTCCGGTGTTCGGCAAAGGAGTCGCCTACGACGTGCCGAACCAC attttcCTGGAACAAAAGAAGATGTTTAAGACTGGGCTCAACATTGCCCGTTTTAGGCAACATGTCAAGATAATCGAGAGAGAAACCATTGAGTATTTTCAGAGATGGGGTGACAGCGGGCAGAGAA ACCTGTTTGAGGCTCTGTCCGAGCTGATCATCCTGACAGCCAGCAGCTGCCTCCATGGGACGGAGATCCGCGGCATGTTGGATGAACGCGTGGCTCAGCTTTACGCTGACTTGGATGGAGGATTCACCCATGCTGCGTGGCTCCTGCCAGGCTGGCTGCCCCTGCCCAGCTTCAG gAAGAGGGACAGAGCTCACAGAGAGATCAAGAACATCTTCTACAAGGTGATTCAGAAACGAAGGAGGTCTGGAGAGCAAGCAGACGACATCCTGCAGACCTTCATCGACACCACGTACAA AGATGGACGGCCGCTGACCGATAACGAGATCGCGGGGATGCTGATCGGTCTCCTCCTGGCGGGTCAGCACACATCCTCCACCACCAGCGCCTGGCTGGGCTTCTTCCTGGCCAAAGACAAAGCTCTGCAGGAGCGCTGCTACGCAGAGCAGAAGGCCGTGTGCGGGGAAGACCTGCCTCCACTTGACTTTGATGAG CTGAAGGATCTCAGCTTGTTGGAGCGCTGTTTAAAGGAAACCCTGCGGCTCCGCCCACCCATCATGACCATGATGAGGATGGCTCGCTCTCCTCAG ACTGCAGCAGGATACACCATCCCCGTGGGGCACCAGGTGTGCGTCTCCCCAACTGTTAACCACCGGTTGCACGACACTTGGGTGGACAGGTTGGAGTTCAAACCCGATCGCTACCTCAACGATAATCCTGCCGCAGGGGAGAAGTTTGCCTATGTACCTTTTGGAGCTG GCCGTCATCGCTGCATTGGGGAAAACTTTGCCTACGTCCAGATCAAAACCATCTGGTCCACTTTGCTCCGCATGTACAACTTTGACCTGGTGGATGGATATTTCCCCACAATCAACTACACCACAATGATTCACACCCCTCACAACCCTGTCATCAGATACAAGCGGAGGAAGCAGTGA
- the rpz2 gene encoding rapunzel 2, whose product MADSGQIKKTAVKVLSCVEKVSSFASSIDPLFGIVSSLVGVARKGLMDDEGHPLDKDFQAIHSKLESISQKNQECLKKIHIDEVNETYGKYEEYIKHQYNAFNSMVAQVKKDPDNAKRYMETFEKIYERDKSELSLDVYYRGVMGTKTVFGKPLLKVYFEHCDGDQEIMERRCSHIAYLFQMGLIALMGYTAVTEDDEDEVREKWTSRVQDIQEKIEEVLSECKT is encoded by the coding sequence atGGCTGATTCAGGACAAATCAAAAAGACCGCAGTCAAAGTGTTGTCCTGTGTGGAGAAGGTTTCCTCCTTCGCCTCCTCCATCGATCCCCTCTTTGGCATCGTCTCTTCCCTGGTTGGAGTAGCCCGCAAAGGCCTGATGGATGATGAGGGCCATCCTCTGGACAAGGACTTCCAGGCAATCCACAGTAAACTGGAGAGCATCTCTCAAAAGAACCAGGAATGCCTGAAGAAGATCCACATCGATGAAGTGAACGAAACCTACGGCAAGTACGAGGAGTACATCAAGCACCAGTACAATGCCTTCAACAGCATGGTGGCACAGGTGAAGAAAGATCCAGACAATGCCAAGCGCTACATGGAGACCTTTGAGAAGATTTATGAGAGGGATAAGTCTGAATTAAGTCTGGATGTGTACTATCGTGGTGTGATGGGTACAAAAACGGTGTTTGGAAAACCGCTGCTGAAGGTGTACTTTGAACACTGTGACGGCGACCAAGAAATCATGGAGCGCCGCTGTTCACACATTGCCTAcctgttccaaatgggcctcatcGCCCTCATGGGCTACACGGCCGTTACAGAGGACGATGAAGACGAAGTGCGCGAGAAGTGGACTAGCAGGGTGCAGGACATCCAGGAGAAGATAGAGGAGGTGCTCAGCGAGTGCAAAACCTAA
- the krit1 gene encoding krev interaction trapped protein 1, whose amino-acid sequence MGNEDTFEDVFVAVLRPKSQVSLSSKEYRAKAYEILLKEVPLDGKEKKRKKVLLATKIKAGGDKSKSILDYVDEMIKPLSNQSCAGKRVVHMKKFTLEGDNEGKEASLFVVPVSVKDNSKPVHSPGSPSFYCFQDIMRVCSETSTHFCSITSKMLLALDKWLAEQHTVPHAIPALFRPAPLERVKTNVSNPAYSSEGKLSDEGLHMGYTALEIKSKMMSLEKADMCILNPLYGSDLQYTNRVDKVIINPYFGLGAPDYSKIQIPKREKWQHGPNCVTEDKDHQWVDDFPLHRSALEGDTQLLSKLLDSGFSVKQLDSDHWAPIHYACWHGKVEATKLLLEKGNCNPNLLNGQLSSPLHFAGRGGHADIVQLLLQHPEIDRHIEDQQKRSPLQVCEENKQNDWEETVKLLQQANGKPYEKVRIYRMDGSYRSVELKHGNNTTVQQIMEGMRLSQETQQYFTIWICSENLHLQLKPYHKPLQHLRIWTEIVTDLTVLDPQRETPQLFLRRDVRLPLEIEKKVEDPLAILILFDEARHCLLKGFFPAPDSKLITLASLLLQIIYGNYESKKHKQGFLNEENLKSIVPISKVKSKAYHWTNRILHEYKALSTSEGVSKEMHHLQRLFLQNCWDIPTYGAAFFTGQVYTKASASNHKVIRVYVGVNTKGLHLMNMETKALLISLEYTTFMWQLGHADQYFQIHSGDNKMNFIVHTKQAGLIVKLLMKLSGQITPNDKGVTDKYAYG is encoded by the exons ATGGGCAACGAAGACACTTTCGAGGACGTGTTTGTTGCTGTGCTTCGTCCGAAGAGTCAAGTCAGCCTGAGCTCGAAAGAATACAGAGCCAAAGCCTATGAG ATCCTGTTAAAAGAAGTGCCTTTAGATGggaaggagaagaaaagaaagaaagtcctTCTGGCGACAAAGATCAAAGCAGGAGGAGACAAATCCAAATCCATATTGGATTATGTTGATGAAATGATCAAACCGCTCTCTAACCAAAGCTGTGCTG GAAAGCGTGTGGTGCACATGAAGAAATTTACTCTTGAAGGTGACAATGAAGGGAAAGAAGCCTCACTATTTGTTGTACCAGTCAGTGTTAAAG ACAACAGCAAGCCTGTCCACAGCCCCGGGAGCCCCAGCTTTTACTGCTTCCAGGACATAATGCGGGTGTGCAGTGAGACCAGCACTCATTTCTGTTCCATCACCTCCAAGATGCTTCTGGCCTTAGACAA ATGGTTAGCAGAGCAGCACACTGTGCCTCATGCCATCCCCGCTCTATTCAGACCAGCGCCCCTGGAACGAGTGAAGACCAACGTAAGCAATCCGGCTTACAGCAGCGAGGGCAAACTGAGCGACGAGGGTCTGCACATGGGCTACACTGCTCTGGAGATCAAGAGCAAGATGATGTCCCTGGAGAAGGCAGACATGTGCATCCTGAATCCACTCTATGGCTCAGATCTGCAGTATACAAACCGG GTGGATAAAGTTATCATCAACCCATACTTTGGGCTCGGAGCACCAGACTACTCCAAGATTCAGATCCCTAAGAGGGAGAAATGGCAGCATGGTCCTAACTGTGTGACAGAAGACAA GGATCACCAGTGGGTGGACGACTTTCCTCTCCACCGCAGTGCCTTGGAAGGAGACACACAGCTGCTCTCTAAGCTTTTGGACAGTGGTTTTTCCGTCAAGCAGCTAGACAGCGATCACTGGGCTCCCATCCACTATGCCTGCTG GCATGGTAAAGTTGAGGCAACCAAGCTGTTGCTGGAGAAAGGTAACTGTAATCCCAACCTGCTGAATGGCCAGCTCAGCTCCCCCCTGCACTTTGCAGGCAGAGGAGGCCACGCAGACATAGTGCAACTCCTGCTGCAACACCCTGAGATCGACCGG CATATAGAAGACCAGCAGAAGAGATCGCCTCTCCAAGTGTGCGAGGAGAACAAACAGAACGATTGGGAGGAGACTGTGAAGCTTCTGCAGCAAGCCAACGGCAAACCA TATGAGAAAGTGCGTATCTACCGCATGGACGGCTCGTATCGCTCCGTCGAGCTCAAACACGGCAACAACACAACTGTGCAGCAGATCATGGAGGGGATGCGTCTATCTCAGGAGACCCAGCAGTACTTCACCATCTGGATCTGCTCAGAGAACCTCC aCCTGCAGTTGAAGCCATACCACAAACCCTTGCAGCACCTACGGATCTGGACTGAGATTGTGACGGACCTCACGGTGCTGGATCCTCAGAGAGAGACACCTCAGCTCTTCCTCCGCAGGGACGTCCGACTGCCCCTTGAAATTGAGAAAAAG GTGGAGGATCCCCTGGCCATCCTCATCCTGTTTGATGAGGCCCGGCACTGCCTTCTGAAGGGTTTCTTTCCTGCTCCAGACAGCAAGCTGATCACACTGGCCAGCCTCCTCCTGCAAATCATCTATGGCAACTATGAGAGTAAGAAGCACAAGCAAGGGTTCCTCAA tgagGAAAACCTTAAATCAATTGTGCCGATATCCAAGGTGAAAAGCAAGGCGTACCACTGGACCAACCGGATTCTTCATGAATACAAA GCTCTGAGCACGAGCGAGGGGGTCAGCAAAGAGATGCACCACCTGCAGCGGCTCTTCCTGCAGAACTGCTGGGACATCCCGACCTACGGAGCAGCTTTCTTCACAGGCCAGGTCTACACCAAGGCCAGTGCAAGCAACCACAAAGTCATTCGTGTCTATGTCGGGGTGAACACGAAGGGGCTGCATCTCATGAACATGGAGACTAAG GCCCTTCTCATCAGTTTAGAGTATACCACGTTTATGTGGCAGCTTGGACATGCTGACCAGTACTTCCAGATACACAGCGGTGACAACAAAATGAACTTCATTGTGCACACAAAACAG GCTGGCCTTATTGTGAAGCTCTTAATGAAACTGAGTGGACAGATAACTCCAAATGACAAAGGTGTCACAGACAAATACGCCTATGGCTGA
- the LOC115787658 gene encoding uncharacterized protein LOC115787658 produces MKQDPVHTFLIKLIILLGVISLSIGATQRPDYDDTSNPEFLNPAWMANIPDDRLLSEVTMPGTHNTMALYGGVYAECQSWNLASQLRAGVRFLDIRVRHVNGNLTIHHGVSYQRAHFGHVLEGVTDFLREYPTETLLMRLKEEFSETDDIYGAVVDYIHRYAHWDLLWHSRLVPTMGEARGKLIVLQNFRGPDLGMRYDSMDIADDWKVPTLAHVEEKWQSVYSHLEAAPSGNKAQIFLTFSSGAGVFAHPRAVAQRINPQLYDYLGDKTDLNQRFGIICMDFPGAPIIQMIIDFQLKGVFKRKQAFNPKFSKAQHFLTDKVVN; encoded by the exons ATGAAACAAGATCCAGTGCACACGTTTTTAATCAAGCTGATCATACTGCTGGG AGTCATTAGTTTGAGTATTGGTGCAACCCAGAGACCTGACTATGATGACACATCCAACCCGGAGTTCCTAAACCCAGCCTGGATGGCCAACATCCCTGATGATCGACTGCTGTCTGAGGTCACCATGCCTGGGACCCACAACACCATGGCCCTATATGGCGGTGTGTATGCAGAGTGCCAGAGCTGGAACCTGGCCTCCCAACTCCGTGCTGGGGTTCGCTTCCTAGACATCCGTGTGCGTCATGTCAATGGAAACCTCACCATCCATCACGGGGTGTCCTACCAGCGAGCGCACTTTGGACATGTCCTGGAGGGAGTGACTGACTTCCTGCGCGAGTATCCAACCGAGACACTACTAATGCGCCTgaaggaggagttcagtgagacAGATGACATCTACGGTGCTGTGGTAGACTACATCCATCGCTACGCTCACTGGGACCTGCTGTGGCACAGCCGACTCGTGCCAACCATGGGCGAGGCCCGAGGGAAGCTCATCGTCCTGCAGAACTTCAGAGGGCCAGACTTGGGCATGCGTTATGATTCAATGGACATAGCTGATGACTGGAAG GTGCCCACACTCGCACATGTGGAGGAGAAATGGCAGAGTGTCTATAGCCACCTGGAGGCTGCACCTTCAGGAAACAAAGCACAGATTTTTCTCACCTTCAGCAGTGGAGCAGGTGTGTTTGCGCACCCCAGGGCTGTCGCACAGCGCATCAACCCACAGCTATATGACTACCTAGGGGACAAGACGGACCTGAACCAGCGCTTTGGAATCATATGCATGGACTTCCCCGGTGCTCCTATCATTCAAATGATCATTGACTTCCAATTAAAAGGGGTCTTTAAGAGAAAGCAGGCCTTTAACCCAAAATTTAGCAAGGCCCAACATTTCCTCACTGACAAAGTAGTTAATTAA